The Amylolactobacillus amylophilus DSM 20533 = JCM 1125 genome contains a region encoding:
- the fni gene encoding type 2 isopentenyl-diphosphate Delta-isomerase translates to MSKSAHRKDEHLALAKASYQANQANSFDDLRLTRPTLPETVVTPDSIRTTMFGHTLSAPFFINAITGGSNKGQEINAALARVAKKANIALALGSANIVAHEPATLKTFTIARAANPDGMLLINVNPGTPLATIKLLINELRPAALQIHVNAVQELIMPEGDRDFQWLNKMMQIRDAVDLPVIVKEVGFGFDVKSLRLLEQNGFNYVDVAGSGGTDFAWIENFRRPGRDMDYLEGIGIPTVEALLTARQTNLTYFASGGIRNPLDVLKSMVLGASAVGISNRFLQEYNQNGEAGLLKLVTNWQDQLAGLVALFGGNDLADLKKMQFDYRLR, encoded by the coding sequence ATATCCAAAAGTGCGCATCGTAAGGACGAGCACCTCGCTCTGGCTAAGGCCAGTTATCAGGCAAATCAGGCAAACAGCTTCGACGATTTAAGGCTTACGCGCCCTACTCTACCAGAAACCGTAGTCACACCTGATTCTATTAGAACAACTATGTTCGGGCACACTCTCAGTGCGCCTTTTTTTATCAACGCAATCACCGGCGGTTCGAATAAGGGACAAGAAATTAATGCCGCCTTGGCACGCGTAGCTAAGAAAGCGAACATCGCGCTAGCACTTGGTTCGGCGAACATCGTTGCACACGAACCCGCAACCCTCAAGACCTTCACAATTGCTCGTGCCGCTAATCCCGATGGCATGTTATTGATAAACGTAAATCCGGGTACACCGCTTGCAACGATTAAGCTATTGATTAATGAGTTACGGCCTGCCGCACTGCAGATTCATGTCAATGCTGTACAAGAGTTAATCATGCCTGAGGGTGACCGAGATTTTCAGTGGCTGAATAAAATGATGCAGATTCGTGACGCAGTTGACCTGCCAGTGATCGTTAAGGAAGTTGGTTTTGGGTTCGACGTTAAGAGCTTACGTTTGCTCGAACAAAATGGCTTTAATTATGTGGATGTAGCAGGTAGTGGTGGCACCGATTTTGCTTGGATTGAGAACTTCAGACGTCCCGGACGCGACATGGATTATCTGGAGGGAATCGGCATTCCAACTGTTGAAGCCCTTTTGACCGCCAGACAAACTAATCTCACCTACTTTGCCTCAGGTGGCATTAGGAATCCCCTAGATGTGCTCAAGTCAATGGTTCTTGGTGCCAGTGCAGTTGGTATTAGCAACAGATTTCTCCAAGAATACAACCAAAACGGAGAAGCTGGTTTGCTCAAACTGGTTACCAACTGGCAAGATCAACTAGCTGGATTGGTGGCATTATTTGGGGGAAATGATTTAGCTGATTTAAAGAAGATGCAATTTGATTACCGTCTACGTTAA
- a CDS encoding ATP-binding cassette domain-containing protein, whose amino-acid sequence MLIFKFGQKAKLVNYLFWTIIDSFQAVFVAYILGQFISAATKGSMQIFLENTVLAGGGFLIFLGVSLLQANAETSFVASANLEIKQVMFQHILREPAANTSISDNISFMTNDLKLLETNGIKTEMNMITNLFTFIFALVASVTYDIWTTIAFFIGSLVPIVISQFTQGTINKKGAEWSATNSKFTAHLKDVLTGKQSIRVYHAEKVMNSQLIKFATKLEDALRKMNLTIGVVNSFAYTVAMVTAMTIPFGVGVYRIIGGALTIASFIAVMQLSNSVTNPLMSIVTANNERQTVTEIQTKVLAAKEEFVNEEGAFTDGEPVKFDSLRLADVSIKMNDHPLFEHLDLNVQAGDKILIMAPSGFGKSTLLHILEEDLKPSSGTYYYNDQPSSAYSTGTLRQQFAWIDQTPFAFDSTVKFNMTLGLEFGNDKIKAALTDAGLSQFATDEGLNYKVGENGHNLSGGELQRLEIARARLFNRPILLADEATSSLDEKTAKQIHELFMNDDQTLIEVAHHVPEDEFRDYTQVIRLDEATAWSLA is encoded by the coding sequence ATGTTAATCTTTAAATTTGGTCAAAAGGCTAAGTTGGTGAACTATTTGTTTTGGACAATTATAGATAGCTTTCAAGCAGTCTTTGTTGCCTATATTCTTGGTCAATTCATCAGCGCAGCCACGAAGGGGAGTATGCAGATTTTCCTCGAAAATACGGTTCTTGCAGGTGGCGGGTTTCTTATCTTTCTCGGTGTGAGTTTATTACAAGCTAACGCTGAAACTAGTTTTGTAGCTTCAGCAAACCTGGAAATTAAACAGGTAATGTTTCAGCATATTCTACGGGAGCCGGCGGCCAACACTTCTATCTCCGATAATATCTCATTTATGACCAATGACCTCAAGTTACTCGAAACAAACGGAATTAAGACCGAAATGAACATGATTACGAATCTCTTTACGTTTATTTTCGCCCTTGTTGCATCCGTCACTTACGATATCTGGACCACCATTGCCTTTTTTATTGGTTCACTCGTGCCCATCGTTATCTCCCAGTTCACACAGGGAACAATCAATAAGAAGGGCGCGGAATGGTCAGCTACCAACAGTAAATTTACCGCACACTTAAAAGATGTTTTGACCGGGAAACAATCAATCAGAGTTTACCACGCTGAAAAAGTGATGAATTCACAACTAATAAAGTTTGCTACCAAGCTTGAAGATGCACTGCGGAAGATGAATCTAACCATCGGGGTCGTCAATTCTTTTGCCTATACTGTAGCCATGGTCACGGCTATGACCATCCCATTTGGTGTTGGTGTCTATCGCATCATCGGCGGAGCTTTAACAATTGCGAGTTTCATTGCTGTGATGCAGTTATCTAACAGTGTTACAAATCCGTTAATGTCAATTGTGACGGCCAACAACGAGCGACAGACCGTCACTGAAATTCAAACCAAAGTTTTGGCAGCCAAGGAAGAGTTCGTTAATGAAGAAGGAGCCTTTACTGATGGTGAACCAGTCAAATTTGATAGTCTTCGTCTAGCAGATGTTTCAATAAAGATGAATGATCATCCGCTATTTGAACACCTCGACCTGAACGTTCAAGCTGGAGATAAAATTTTAATCATGGCTCCGTCCGGCTTTGGCAAGTCCACGTTACTTCATATTTTGGAGGAAGACCTCAAGCCCTCATCTGGAACCTACTACTATAACGATCAACCAAGTTCTGCATATAGCACTGGTACTCTGCGCCAGCAATTTGCATGGATTGACCAGACACCTTTTGCTTTTGATTCAACGGTCAAGTTTAACATGACCTTGGGGCTAGAATTCGGCAATGATAAGATTAAAGCTGCCTTGACTGATGCGGGTTTATCTCAATTTGCCACAGATGAAGGGTTAAACTACAAAGTTGGTGAAAACGGTCATAATCTTTCAGGCGGTGAGCTCCAGCGCTTAGAGATTGCCCGTGCCCGGCTTTTTAATCGACCTATTTTGTTAGCGGACGAGGCCACCTCATCCTTAGATGAAAAGACGGCGAAGCAAATCCACGAATTATTTATGAATGATGACCAAACATTAATTGAGGTTGCACACCATGTACCTGAAGACGAGTTTAGGGATTACACTCAAGTAATTCGCCTGGATGAAGCAACTGCGTGGAGCTTAGCCTAA
- the mvaD gene encoding diphosphomevalonate decarboxylase, with protein sequence MRIGKARAHTNIALIKYWGKANNQLKLPQNSSLSMTLDAFYTDTNFQLLEQSTTTESSFSLNNVVQEPASSRRVFDYIETLQDRYRLPHDKFKIQTTNHVPTSAGLASSSSAFAALAQAFVAAYQLDVDKQELSRLARLGSGSATRSIYGGFVEWQKGTDDQDSIAMPIDEQPTIDLCLLAVEINFASKGISSTAGMQQVVNTSPYYGVWRTEAERGVIQMKQAIKANDFTAIGTLAERSALAMHALNFTANPPFTYLEPETIHAIKLVEQLRIQGIECYFTIDAGPNVKILCQLRNVKEITERFKEELGNVNIIKASFGPGVINLD encoded by the coding sequence ATGAGAATTGGTAAGGCACGCGCGCACACGAATATTGCACTAATCAAATACTGGGGCAAGGCTAATAATCAGCTGAAATTACCCCAAAACTCCAGCCTCTCGATGACACTGGACGCATTCTACACCGACACGAATTTTCAATTATTGGAGCAATCAACAACCACTGAAAGTAGTTTCTCGTTGAACAACGTGGTGCAGGAGCCAGCCTCTAGCAGGCGGGTTTTCGATTATATCGAGACACTACAAGACAGATATCGGCTACCCCATGACAAATTTAAAATTCAGACAACAAATCATGTGCCGACAAGTGCCGGTCTAGCCAGCTCTAGTTCGGCTTTTGCCGCGTTGGCACAGGCTTTTGTAGCTGCATACCAACTGGATGTTGATAAGCAAGAGCTCTCTAGGCTGGCGCGATTAGGCTCTGGCTCAGCCACTAGGTCCATCTATGGTGGTTTTGTCGAATGGCAAAAAGGTACAGACGATCAAGACTCAATTGCCATGCCAATTGATGAGCAGCCGACAATTGATCTGTGTCTGCTAGCCGTCGAGATTAATTTTGCGAGTAAGGGTATCTCCTCAACTGCTGGGATGCAGCAAGTAGTCAACACCTCACCATATTATGGTGTTTGGCGCACGGAGGCAGAACGAGGCGTGATTCAGATGAAACAGGCGATTAAGGCCAATGATTTCACGGCAATTGGTACGCTAGCTGAGCGGAGCGCTCTTGCGATGCACGCATTAAATTTCACCGCCAATCCCCCCTTCACTTACCTCGAACCGGAGACCATTCACGCCATAAAACTTGTTGAGCAGCTAAGAATACAGGGTATCGAGTGCTACTTCACCATTGACGCTGGCCCAAACGTTAAAATTCTTTGTCAATTAAGAAATGTAAAAGAAATTACTGAAAGGTTTAAAGAAGAACTTGGTAATGTTAATATTATAAAGGCGTCTTTTGGACCCGGTGTAATAAACTTAGACTAA
- a CDS encoding phosphomevalonate kinase encodes MITEKAPGKLYIAGEYAVLETNNPAIIVAVNEFVRVTIKASQTTGTIHSKQYSQDSIHWTRQGSKMIIDNRDNPFHYILSAIHYTEQYVLENNVSLEVYDLTVNSELDSDDGKKFGLGSSAAVTVATVKAVLRFYGFELDKDLIFKLAAIAHFQVQGNGSLGDIAASVFGGWLAYQSFDKQWLLDQLDRYSLVEIVNMAWPGLKIQLLTPPKEMSLVIGWSQKPSLTAQLVDQTDQEKHINPIQYEKFVEESRACVLDIVRGFGAQDIKLIQDKIRYNRLLLQSLAKMSSVQIEIPRLTTLIDIAEKNGGAAKTSGAGNGDCGIVISNGETDITKMRKEWRDHGILPLDFKVHSLS; translated from the coding sequence TTGATTACTGAAAAAGCACCAGGAAAGCTTTATATAGCTGGTGAATATGCAGTTTTAGAAACTAACAATCCAGCAATTATCGTGGCAGTCAACGAATTTGTTCGTGTGACGATTAAGGCAAGTCAAACAACCGGGACCATTCACTCAAAGCAATATTCCCAAGACTCAATTCACTGGACTAGACAAGGATCGAAGATGATTATCGACAACCGGGATAATCCATTCCACTACATCCTGTCCGCAATCCATTACACAGAACAATATGTATTAGAAAACAACGTTAGCTTAGAAGTATACGATTTAACGGTCAACTCTGAGCTGGACTCTGACGATGGCAAGAAATTTGGTTTGGGCTCAAGTGCTGCAGTTACCGTCGCAACAGTCAAGGCTGTGTTGCGCTTCTATGGCTTTGAACTCGATAAAGACCTTATTTTTAAATTGGCAGCCATTGCCCACTTCCAAGTGCAAGGTAATGGTTCGCTAGGCGACATCGCTGCCAGCGTCTTTGGCGGTTGGCTCGCCTACCAGTCATTTGACAAGCAGTGGTTACTTGACCAGCTTGACCGCTATTCGCTGGTTGAGATTGTGAACATGGCTTGGCCCGGGTTGAAGATTCAGCTTTTGACCCCGCCGAAAGAGATGAGCCTCGTAATCGGCTGGAGTCAAAAGCCTTCGTTGACGGCACAGCTGGTTGACCAAACCGATCAGGAAAAACACATCAATCCGATTCAATATGAGAAGTTTGTTGAGGAAAGTCGCGCCTGCGTTCTCGATATTGTCCGTGGCTTTGGGGCTCAGGACATCAAGCTAATCCAAGACAAAATTCGCTACAACAGATTACTTCTCCAATCATTGGCTAAGATGAGTAGCGTTCAAATTGAGATTCCACGGCTCACAACTTTGATTGACATCGCAGAAAAAAACGGTGGTGCAGCCAAGACTTCTGGAGCAGGAAACGGCGATTGTGGGATTGTAATTTCCAACGGAGAGACAGATATCACTAAGATGAGGAAAGAATGGCGTGATCACGGAATTCTTCCGCTTGATTTCAAAGTCCATTCTTTGAGTTAA